In Deferrivibrio essentukiensis, the genomic stretch GGTAATATTTTTATTTTTAACTATTACCTTATATTTTTTAGAAAAAAACATACTATAATATTTGCCCCAAAAATTGCTTCAATCTGTCATTTTTAGGATTTGAAAAGAGTTCCATAGGTGTCCCCGTTTCAACAATTTCTCCAAGGTCCATAAATACAACTCTGTCCGCTACTTCTCGTGCAAATCCCATCTCATGAGTGACAACTACCATAGTCATCCCTTCTTTTGCAAGGGTTTTCATAACGTCAAGAACTTCACCAATCATTTCTGGGTCAAGTGCGCTTGTAGGCTCATCAAAAAGCATTATCTTTGGCCTCATAGCAAGAGCCCTTGCTATTGCTATTCTCTGTTGCTGTCCACCGGATAATTGACTTGGGTAGCTGTTTGCTCTGTCGGCAAGTCCAACCTTTTCCAAAAGATTCATTGCTATTTCGGTAGCTTCCTTTTCGTTCATTTTTCTTACTTTCATAGGTGCTAAAGTAATATTAGCTAAAGCAGTCATGTGGGGAAAAAGGTTGAACTGCTGGAACACCATTCCAACCTCTTCTCTAACTTTATTGATATTTGTCTTTTTATCTGTAAGAGGGATGCCGTCTATTATAATTTTCCCTTTGTTAATAGTTTCAAGAAGGTTTAATGTCCTTAAAAATGTTGACTTACCTGAACCACTTGGTCCTATAACAACTACAACCTCTCCTTTGGCAACATTTAAAGACACCCCTTTTAGTGCTTTTACTCCATTTGGATAAATTTTTACAACGTTTTCTGCAATAATAATAGGTTCATTCATATTAATCACTCTCTGCCAATCTTCTTTCTAACAATTGTACTACAAATGATAACCCTGATGTCAACACTAAATAAAGTAGAGCAACAGTAAACCATACTTCAAAAGGGCTAAATGTAGAAGTAACAACTTCCCGACCAGCTTTTGTCAAATCAGTAATTGATATAACAGAAACGAGAGAAGAGTCTTTTATCAAG encodes the following:
- a CDS encoding amino acid ABC transporter ATP-binding protein encodes the protein MNEPIIIAENVVKIYPNGVKALKGVSLNVAKGEVVVVIGPSGSGKSTFLRTLNLLETINKGKIIIDGIPLTDKKTNINKVREEVGMVFQQFNLFPHMTALANITLAPMKVRKMNEKEATEIAMNLLEKVGLADRANSYPSQLSGGQQQRIAIARALAMRPKIMLFDEPTSALDPEMIGEVLDVMKTLAKEGMTMVVVTHEMGFAREVADRVVFMDLGEIVETGTPMELFSNPKNDRLKQFLGQIL